A window of Primulina huaijiensis isolate GDHJ02 chromosome 9, ASM1229523v2, whole genome shotgun sequence contains these coding sequences:
- the LOC140984778 gene encoding phosphatidylinositol/phosphatidylcholine transfer protein SFH13-like isoform X2: MSGIQGLEVCNEPRERKSDYENSEDERRRSKIGVLKKKAINASNKLTHSLKKRGKRKVDFRVPSISIEDVRDSKEDSEVFDLRQKLLDSDLLPVRHDDYHTLLRFLKARDFNIAKTIQMWEEMLIWRKEYGADTISEDFEFEELEEVLHSYPQGYHGVDREGRPVYIERLGKAHPSKLIRVTSIERYLKYHVQEFERALHEKFPACSIAAKRRICSTTTILDVQGLGLKNFTKTAASLLAAIAKIDNSYYPETLHHMYVVNAGPGFKKVLWPAAEKFLDAKTISKIHVLDPKSLGKLLEVIDASQLPDFLGGSCNCNDEGGCLRSNKGPWNNPDIMKITKIASDRQQKFDTYIQILPLKGRCSNSYKIESASDVNIPRSPRQNSSTILQQNPVDEEATTLEQVYYSCEDHFSPDDDIEHGLETESVLTNDQQNIDAIPSIRGTLMMQWLDAIREKLIKRSFRYIMTLILCTTKLFTLIRNAPAEYWRGQNNISPSNTLESEAEHTNQLSTSSTEAVIEEDRVLPCLQRLKKLESLLEELVHKPAEIPLEKELMLQYSLNRIKSVEADLEKTKRDINATVLKQVEIAESMENIRDSKFHVSRSFAIKANGLYCTFSPFVCYQAGQVQSLNLYTSHCS; the protein is encoded by the exons ATGTCAG GCATTCAAGGCCTAGAGGTGTGCAACGAACCAAGGGAGAGGAAATCTGACTATGAAAATTCTGAAGATGAAAGGAGGAGATCAAAAATTGgggttttaaagaaaaaggcgATAAATGCTTCAAATAAGCTCACCCATTCTCTCAAGAAAAGAGGGAAAAGGAAAGTAGATTTTAGAGTGCCTTCCATTTCCATCGAGGATGTGAGGGACTCAAAAGAGGACAGTGAGGTCTTTGACCTCCGTCAAAAGCTTCTTGACAGTGATTTGCTGCCTGTTAGACATGATGACTACCATACTCTGCTGAG ATTTTTGAAAGCGAGAGACTTCAACATTGCGAAGACCATCCAGATGTGGGAAGAAATGCTTATTTGGAGGAAAGAGTACGGAGCTGACACCATATCAGAG GACTTTGAGTTTGAGGAGCTGGAAGAAGTCTTGCACTCTTATCCCCAAGGATATCATGGAGTTGATAGAGAAGGCAGACCTGTTTACATTGAAAGGCTTGGAAAAGCTCATCCAAGTAAATTAATTCGAGTCACTTCGATTgaaagatatttaaaataccATGTTCAGGAGTTTGAGAGAGCTCTACATGAGAAGTTTCCTGCTTGTTCCATAGCTGCAAAGAGACGCATCTGTTCGACCACCACTATCTTGGATGTACAAGGCCTG GGGCTTAAAAATTTCACCAAAACAGCCGCTAGTTTATTGGCAGCCATTGCAAAGATCGATAATAGTTACTATCCTGAG ACGCTCCACCACATGTATGTTGTAAATGCTGGACCTGGCTTCAAGAAGGTGCTTTGGCCTGCTGCAGAGAAGTTTTTGGATGCAAAAACTATTTCAAAAATTCAT GTTTTGGACCCTAAATCTTTGGGGAAGCTACTGGAAGTTATTGATGCGAG TCAATTGCCTGACTTTTTGGGTGGGTCATGTAACTGTAATGATGAGGGAGGTTGCCTAAGGTCTAATAAGGGTCCTTGGAATAATCCTGACATAATGAAG ATAACCAAAATAGCTAGCGATCGCCAGCAGAAATTTGATACATATATCCAAATCCTGCCATTGAAG GGAAGATGTAGCAATTCTTATAAGATAGAATCAGCATCTGATGTTAATATTCCTCGCTCTCCCAGACAAAATAGTTCTACTATTTTACAACAGAATCCTGTGGATGAGGAA GCTACAACATTAGAACAAGTCTATTATAGTTGTGAAGATCATTTCAGTCCAGATGATGACATTGAGCATGGGCTTGAAACTGAGTCTGTCCTCACCAATGATCAACAAAATATTGATGCAATACCAAGTATACGAG GTACTTTGATGATGCAGTGGCTAGATGCCATCCGGGAGAAGCTTATCAAAAGAAGTTTCCGGTATATCATGACATTAATATTGTGCACGACCAAGCTTTTCACTCTTATCCGAAATGCCCCTGCTGAATACTGGAGGGGGCAGAACAATATTTCTCCATCCAACACATTGGAAAGTGAAGCAGAACACACCAACCAATTATCTACCAGTAGCACAGAAGCTGTTATTGAAGAGGACAGGGTCCTTCCATGTCTACAGCGTCTCAAGAAACTGGAAAGTTTATTGGAAGAACTCGTGCATAAGCCCGCCGAAATTCCACTAGAGAAAGAGCTAATGCTTCAGTATTCTCTGAACAGGATAAAGTCTGTGGAGGCTGACCTGGAGAAAACAAAGAGG GATATAAATGCTACAGTGCTGAAGCAAGTCGAAATTGCCGAATCAATGGAAAATATCCGTGATTCCAAATTTCATGTAAGCCGTTCTTTTGCTATTAAAGCTAACGGATTATATTGTACCTTCTCGCCATTTGTCTGCTATCAAGCCGGTCAAGTGCAATCATTGAACTTGTATACTTCCCATTGCAGCTAA
- the LOC140984778 gene encoding phosphatidylinositol/phosphatidylcholine transfer protein SFH13-like isoform X1 gives MSGIQGLEVCNEPRERKSDYENSEDERRRSKIGVLKKKAINASNKLTHSLKKRGKRKVDFRVPSISIEDVRDSKEDSEVFDLRQKLLDSDLLPVRHDDYHTLLRFLKARDFNIAKTIQMWEEMLIWRKEYGADTISEDFEFEELEEVLHSYPQGYHGVDREGRPVYIERLGKAHPSKLIRVTSIERYLKYHVQEFERALHEKFPACSIAAKRRICSTTTILDVQGLGLKNFTKTAASLLAAIAKIDNSYYPETLHHMYVVNAGPGFKKVLWPAAEKFLDAKTISKIHVLDPKSLGKLLEVIDASQLPDFLGGSCNCNDEGGCLRSNKGPWNNPDIMKLVLNAEETFVKQITKIASDRQQKFDTYIQILPLKGRCSNSYKIESASDVNIPRSPRQNSSTILQQNPVDEEATTLEQVYYSCEDHFSPDDDIEHGLETESVLTNDQQNIDAIPSIRGTLMMQWLDAIREKLIKRSFRYIMTLILCTTKLFTLIRNAPAEYWRGQNNISPSNTLESEAEHTNQLSTSSTEAVIEEDRVLPCLQRLKKLESLLEELVHKPAEIPLEKELMLQYSLNRIKSVEADLEKTKRDINATVLKQVEIAESMENIRDSKFHVSRSFAIKANGLYCTFSPFVCYQAGQVQSLNLYTSHCS, from the exons ATGTCAG GCATTCAAGGCCTAGAGGTGTGCAACGAACCAAGGGAGAGGAAATCTGACTATGAAAATTCTGAAGATGAAAGGAGGAGATCAAAAATTGgggttttaaagaaaaaggcgATAAATGCTTCAAATAAGCTCACCCATTCTCTCAAGAAAAGAGGGAAAAGGAAAGTAGATTTTAGAGTGCCTTCCATTTCCATCGAGGATGTGAGGGACTCAAAAGAGGACAGTGAGGTCTTTGACCTCCGTCAAAAGCTTCTTGACAGTGATTTGCTGCCTGTTAGACATGATGACTACCATACTCTGCTGAG ATTTTTGAAAGCGAGAGACTTCAACATTGCGAAGACCATCCAGATGTGGGAAGAAATGCTTATTTGGAGGAAAGAGTACGGAGCTGACACCATATCAGAG GACTTTGAGTTTGAGGAGCTGGAAGAAGTCTTGCACTCTTATCCCCAAGGATATCATGGAGTTGATAGAGAAGGCAGACCTGTTTACATTGAAAGGCTTGGAAAAGCTCATCCAAGTAAATTAATTCGAGTCACTTCGATTgaaagatatttaaaataccATGTTCAGGAGTTTGAGAGAGCTCTACATGAGAAGTTTCCTGCTTGTTCCATAGCTGCAAAGAGACGCATCTGTTCGACCACCACTATCTTGGATGTACAAGGCCTG GGGCTTAAAAATTTCACCAAAACAGCCGCTAGTTTATTGGCAGCCATTGCAAAGATCGATAATAGTTACTATCCTGAG ACGCTCCACCACATGTATGTTGTAAATGCTGGACCTGGCTTCAAGAAGGTGCTTTGGCCTGCTGCAGAGAAGTTTTTGGATGCAAAAACTATTTCAAAAATTCAT GTTTTGGACCCTAAATCTTTGGGGAAGCTACTGGAAGTTATTGATGCGAG TCAATTGCCTGACTTTTTGGGTGGGTCATGTAACTGTAATGATGAGGGAGGTTGCCTAAGGTCTAATAAGGGTCCTTGGAATAATCCTGACATAATGAAG CTGGTGCTCAATGCCGAAGAAACTTTTGTGAAGCAGATAACCAAAATAGCTAGCGATCGCCAGCAGAAATTTGATACATATATCCAAATCCTGCCATTGAAG GGAAGATGTAGCAATTCTTATAAGATAGAATCAGCATCTGATGTTAATATTCCTCGCTCTCCCAGACAAAATAGTTCTACTATTTTACAACAGAATCCTGTGGATGAGGAA GCTACAACATTAGAACAAGTCTATTATAGTTGTGAAGATCATTTCAGTCCAGATGATGACATTGAGCATGGGCTTGAAACTGAGTCTGTCCTCACCAATGATCAACAAAATATTGATGCAATACCAAGTATACGAG GTACTTTGATGATGCAGTGGCTAGATGCCATCCGGGAGAAGCTTATCAAAAGAAGTTTCCGGTATATCATGACATTAATATTGTGCACGACCAAGCTTTTCACTCTTATCCGAAATGCCCCTGCTGAATACTGGAGGGGGCAGAACAATATTTCTCCATCCAACACATTGGAAAGTGAAGCAGAACACACCAACCAATTATCTACCAGTAGCACAGAAGCTGTTATTGAAGAGGACAGGGTCCTTCCATGTCTACAGCGTCTCAAGAAACTGGAAAGTTTATTGGAAGAACTCGTGCATAAGCCCGCCGAAATTCCACTAGAGAAAGAGCTAATGCTTCAGTATTCTCTGAACAGGATAAAGTCTGTGGAGGCTGACCTGGAGAAAACAAAGAGG GATATAAATGCTACAGTGCTGAAGCAAGTCGAAATTGCCGAATCAATGGAAAATATCCGTGATTCCAAATTTCATGTAAGCCGTTCTTTTGCTATTAAAGCTAACGGATTATATTGTACCTTCTCGCCATTTGTCTGCTATCAAGCCGGTCAAGTGCAATCATTGAACTTGTATACTTCCCATTGCAGCTAA